A single genomic interval of Candidatus Aegiribacteria sp. harbors:
- a CDS encoding HU family DNA-binding protein: MTKDELSGEVAAKTGISRKVARSVLAALLDSISEQLCKGETIYLRGFGCFETREGRKRRARDPQGEGIIEIPPRIRLVFRPYDDLKDAVQKSLGKRVRVDFLCLTAKNSSRVSVVGKFNNWDEEENPMQRLPDGSWVGEIEAVSGQTLKYRYWIDGRLEGDPAFPADKKGNTLRQI; encoded by the coding sequence ATGACTAAGGATGAACTGTCGGGCGAAGTAGCCGCTAAAACCGGTATCAGCAGGAAAGTAGCAAGATCGGTACTGGCCGCGCTGCTGGATTCAATTTCGGAACAGTTATGTAAAGGAGAAACGATCTATTTGAGAGGCTTTGGCTGTTTCGAAACCAGGGAAGGAAGAAAACGGAGAGCACGTGACCCCCAGGGAGAGGGGATAATCGAGATACCTCCCAGAATAAGACTTGTTTTCAGGCCATACGATGATCTTAAGGACGCTGTACAGAAGAGCCTTGGTAAGAGAGTCAGAGTGGATTTCCTGTGTCTCACCGCGAAGAATTCCAGCAGAGTATCTGTCGTTGGAAAATTCAATAATTGGGATGAGGAAGAGAACCCGATGCAGCGTCTCCCTGATGGAAGCTGGGTTGGCGAGATTGAAGCTGTTTCCGGACAGACTCTGAAGTACCGGTACTGGATAGACGGCAGGCTTGAAGGAGATCCCGCATTTCCGGCGGATAAAAAAGGAAATACGTTGAGGCAGATATAA
- a CDS encoding shikimate kinase, protein MEKENKTVSIFLAGPPCAGKSSTGQVLASMLGLPFYDLDKLIEKIASLSIPEIFNKLGEQEFRKLESDALLSLLKTRKTMILALGGGCLLKERNLIEIKKKGIIVTLTASDEILLERCKLQIGYRPLITTDKAFIELLKRRKEHYNSLPNNIDTSYTSPEQTALKITNLGSGSNT, encoded by the coding sequence ATGGAAAAAGAGAACAAAACTGTTTCAATCTTCCTGGCGGGTCCCCCCTGCGCGGGAAAATCATCGACAGGACAAGTCCTTGCCTCCATGCTGGGGCTTCCTTTCTACGATCTGGATAAACTGATTGAGAAGATCGCTTCTCTCAGTATTCCGGAGATATTCAACAAGCTCGGAGAACAGGAATTCAGAAAGTTGGAATCCGATGCACTTCTTTCACTGCTTAAAACAAGAAAAACAATGATCCTTGCCCTTGGAGGTGGCTGCCTTCTTAAAGAAAGAAACCTCATAGAAATCAAAAAGAAGGGAATTATCGTAACCCTTACAGCATCGGATGAGATACTACTTGAAAGATGCAAACTACAGATTGGATACAGGCCACTTATAACGACCGATAAGGCATTCATAGAACTGCTGAAGAGAAGAAAAGAACACTACAATTCACTTCCCAACAATATTGACACTTCGTACACCTCGCCTGAACAAACCGCCCTGAAAATAACGAACCTGGGTTCCGGGTCTAACACCTAA
- the dprA gene encoding DNA-processing protein DprA → MNNAIWLASWEKVGREDLRRLLRSHTPDETVEILKREIHSGMPKVDVIEKCVESAVLHGIKAVLYGSDDYPDILVNIPDPPAVLFYRGDLEGFLKMPAIALIGSRRCTTYGRKVARKLSLDFVRNGVAVVSGLARGIDGEAHRGVLEAGGVTMAVLGNGLDICYPPEHDRLSEKILEKGVLLSEYPPGTDPARYRFPERNRLISGFSRGVVVVEAGARSGTMITVNTALDQGRDVFAVPGEVTRALSMGTNMLLRDGAGVVITAADVLEPLGLAKEPEKLIEAFEPGNDTEKAILEHLSVETLHFDELLRLVGVGTAVLQSELLSLEMAGVIMQHPGKIYSLK, encoded by the coding sequence ATGAACAACGCGATATGGCTGGCATCATGGGAGAAGGTGGGCAGAGAAGATCTCAGAAGGCTTTTGCGCAGCCATACACCCGATGAAACCGTCGAGATACTGAAAAGGGAAATCCATTCGGGAATGCCAAAAGTAGATGTTATTGAAAAGTGTGTTGAATCAGCTGTTTTGCATGGCATTAAGGCTGTTCTCTACGGCAGTGACGATTATCCTGATATTCTGGTAAACATACCTGACCCGCCGGCGGTGCTATTTTACAGGGGGGATCTGGAAGGATTCCTAAAGATGCCTGCAATTGCTCTAATCGGCTCAAGACGCTGCACAACCTATGGAAGAAAGGTAGCCAGAAAACTTTCACTGGACTTTGTCAGAAACGGCGTTGCCGTGGTCAGCGGACTCGCAAGGGGCATTGATGGAGAAGCTCACAGAGGTGTTCTCGAAGCAGGTGGAGTGACAATGGCCGTTCTGGGAAACGGACTTGATATTTGCTATCCCCCAGAACATGACAGGCTTTCTGAGAAAATACTCGAAAAGGGAGTACTTTTAAGTGAGTATCCACCGGGAACTGATCCGGCAAGATACAGATTTCCTGAAAGGAACAGGCTTATCAGCGGTTTTTCAAGGGGAGTTGTCGTGGTAGAAGCCGGTGCGAGAAGCGGTACAATGATAACTGTGAATACTGCCCTTGATCAGGGCAGGGATGTATTCGCGGTTCCGGGGGAAGTGACAAGAGCGCTTTCTATGGGCACGAATATGTTGCTTCGTGACGGAGCCGGGGTTGTTATAACCGCTGCTGATGTTCTGGAACCCCTGGGCCTTGCAAAAGAACCGGAGAAGCTGATTGAAGCGTTTGAGCCGGGAAATGATACAGAAAAGGCTATTCTTGAACACCTTTCCGTTGAAACGCTTCATTTTGACGAGCTGTTAAGACTTGTAGGAGTTGGCACAGCCGTACTCCAGTCGGAGTTGTTGAGCCTGGAAATGGCCGGTGTCATCATGCAGCACCCCGGGAAAATCTACTCGCTCAAATAA
- the obgE gene encoding GTPase ObgE, which yields MRTRFIDLVTIEVYGGKGGDGIVSFRRETFVPKGGPNGGDGGAGGSVVLVVNEKLTTLADFRNGAIFKAEKGRSGGSSNKTGRRGQNTYLKVPPGTTVFDSDTGEQLSDLTEPGQELRVAPGGMSGRGNASFATSRQRAPRKFTKGEPGVYRKIRLELSLIADAGLIGVPNAGKSTILSTVSAARPKVAGYPFTTLNPALGMIKMAKGFSFVLADLPGLIEGASEGVGLGLRFLRHVERNRILVYIVGAGLELSPAEQYRTVRDEVFAYKPDLEELDEIVVLSKVDLIDEEEKAAILKTLPEDTMVISAVTGLGMDEFLRRIAGSIRLLRDADK from the coding sequence ATGCGTACCCGCTTCATTGATCTTGTCACAATAGAAGTTTACGGTGGAAAGGGAGGGGATGGCATAGTTTCCTTCCGGAGGGAAACTTTTGTGCCTAAAGGCGGACCCAACGGCGGTGACGGTGGCGCAGGTGGTAGTGTGGTTCTTGTAGTGAACGAAAAGCTTACAACACTTGCGGATTTCAGGAACGGCGCCATCTTTAAAGCTGAGAAGGGAAGATCCGGCGGTTCGAGCAATAAGACAGGGAGAAGGGGACAGAACACATATCTGAAGGTACCCCCGGGTACTACAGTATTCGATTCTGATACTGGTGAACAGCTCTCTGATCTTACGGAACCGGGACAGGAACTGCGTGTTGCTCCAGGAGGAATGTCCGGCAGGGGCAACGCTTCGTTTGCTACATCACGGCAAAGGGCACCGCGTAAATTCACAAAAGGGGAGCCTGGTGTATACAGGAAAATCCGGCTTGAGCTGAGCCTGATAGCCGATGCTGGGTTAATAGGTGTTCCCAATGCCGGAAAATCCACTATTCTGTCAACGGTGAGCGCCGCAAGGCCCAAGGTTGCTGGATACCCTTTCACCACGCTGAATCCGGCTTTAGGAATGATAAAAATGGCAAAGGGTTTCAGTTTTGTGCTGGCCGATCTGCCAGGTCTTATAGAAGGCGCCAGCGAAGGGGTAGGGCTCGGTTTGCGGTTCCTTCGTCATGTGGAGAGGAACAGAATACTCGTTTACATTGTCGGAGCAGGACTGGAACTATCACCTGCAGAGCAGTACAGAACTGTCCGTGATGAGGTGTTTGCTTACAAACCTGACCTTGAAGAGCTTGATGAAATTGTGGTGCTTTCGAAGGTTGATCTGATCGATGAAGAAGAGAAAGCTGCCATACTGAAAACGCTGCCGGAAGACACGATGGTAATAAGCGCTGTTACAGGTCTGGGAATGGATGAGTTTCTCCGGAGAATAGCTGGTTCTATACGTCTTTTAAGGGATGCTGATAAATGA